The genomic DNA TGCCAGAGCTTGAAGCATTATCAAAAGAATATGAGAGTAATAATTCCAATGTAGCTATAAAGGGATTAGTTGTAGAAGTTGATAAAACTGATATGAGAACTGGTCTTTCAAATGAAGAGAAAAATTTAGTTAAAGACATTATGAAAAAGTCAGATGCAACTTACCAACAATTGACTGTATCTGAAGAACTTAAAAAAACTGATTTTAAAAGAGTTATGGAGTTTCCAACAACTTATTTTGTAGACAAGAAAGGAAACTTTGTGGGTGAGAAGGTTGTAGGTGCAAATAGTAAGGAAGATTGGAAAAAAATTATAGATGAAAGACTAAAAATGGTAAAAGCCAATGAGTAATTTTATTAAAGATAATAAAAAAGGCATTTCTATTATTGCAATTAGTATTATATTTATTGCATTAGGTACATATCGTGGAGAAACAAATACAGTATTAACTAAAGCAATTATGATTTGTCTTGAGTGTATTGGTATTGGTTAGGAGAAGAGGAATGAAGTTATTATCTAAAGTAAATAATAATATAAGACTTATTACTCAAGTTGCATTTACAGCATTAACAAATGGATATGTAAATGGATTTTTAGAAGGAACTATATATGGAGGAGAAAGTAAAAAATTATGTGTACCTGGATTGAATTGTTATTCATGTCCAGGTGCACTTGGAGCATGTCCAATAGGTTCATTACAAGCAGTTTTATCAAGCAGAGAGTATAAATTCTCATTTTATGTTGTTGGTTTTTTAATGGCATTTGGTGCTTTTTTTGGCAGATTTGTTTGTGGTTGGCTTTGTCCCTTTGGACTTGTACAAGATTTACTACATAAAGTACCCTTTCCAGTAAAGATAAAAAAAGTTTATGGTGATAAATATCTAAAATATCTAAAGTATATAGTCTTAATAATGTTTGTAATTATTTTGCCAGTTGCTATTGTAAATGTAGCAGGGGGTGGAAATCCTTGGTTTTGTAAATGGATTTGCCCTTCAGGAACACTTTTGGGAGGAATACCACTTATTTTAGGAAATGAGAATTTAAGAGAATCAATAGGATTTTTATTTAGCTGGAAGTTAAGTATTTTGCTATTGATATTATTGATGTCAATCATTACTTATAGGCCATTTTGCAAGTATATATGCCCTTTAGGAGCAATCTATGGTTTTTTTAATCCTATTTCAATATATAGATTTAAAATTGATAAAGATAAATGTACAAATTGTACAGCATGTCAAACAAAATGTAAGCTTGATATACCAATATATAAAGATGTAAATAGTCCAGACTGTATTAGGTGTGGTGAATGTATAAAAGTTTGTCCACAAAATGCAATTACTACAACTTTTTCAAAAGATAAAAAAGAGAATAATATTTGTGCAAAAAAGTATAGGGGGATATAATTTAATGAAGAAATTTATTATATGTATTATAATGTTTGCAATATCAGTACTGGTGTTAGCTGGTTGTACTAATGATAATAAGATAAAAAATGAAGTGGATAGTATGTTTAATTCAATAAAAACACAAGATGCAGATACTGTTGATAAGTATTTCCCAAAATCAGGGTTAGGTAATCTTATATACGAAGATAAAGAAGGATTTAAAATGTATTCTAAAAATATGACTTGGGAAATTTCAGATATAAAGAATAATAAGGATAAAGTGACTGTAGATTTAAAAATTAACAATACTGATATGGTTTCTATTTTAAAAAAGAATCCTCCTAAACTAGGAGAAATGATGCCAAATCCAACTATGAAAGATATTGATTCTGCAAAGAAAAAAGAATTTAATATTACATTAGAGCTTGTTAAATCTGGTGATAATTATGTTTGTAAAGTTAATCAAGAATCTGCAATGAAATTATTAAATGTGATTACAGGAGGTGGTATAGATTATCTAGCTGACTATAATAAAGATTATTATAAACAGCTTGATGAAGAACAAAAAAATTATGAAAATAAAAATAGTTAGTAATATATATGAAAATCGGAGCAATTAATAATATAGAAACACAAATTAAAAGAATATAAAAGTGGTAGAATGAAAGTCTTGTAGAAGCTTTTATTCTACCACTTTTAGAAATAAGTTATTTCATATGATTTTATTATTTATAGAGCTATTTACATGTATGTATATTTTATAGACCAAGATTTTCTCCTACCAATATTACCTTTATTTTTTTTGCTGGACGACTGATTCTTGTAGTAACCATGTATGCACAAATGCTTTCAGGACTTGTGCAATCTATACAACTTCCATTAATATAGCATGGTGTATTGACATCTTGAAAACGCTGAACAACTGCTGGAGATGCAATTGTTCTAGTTCTTTGTATTGCATCATCAATGTTTTTTACAATTTTATTCATACCAGCTACAACTATAACATTTTTTGGACCAAATATCATTGCAGCTACACGATTGCCATTTCCATCAATATTAAAGAGTTGTCCATCTTCACTAATTGCATTGCTACTCATCAAAAAAGTATCGCATAGAAGTGCTTGACGCATAATTTCAGTTCTTTCTTCTGGAGTTTTTGCTAAATCTCTATCAATAACTTTAAATCCTTTCTCTCTAACAGCAGTTTGTACGCCCATTTCTTTAAGTGTTTCAGATCCTCCCCATGATACTACATGATTTTGAGGAATTAAATCTAAAATTTGTTGCAAAGCTTCATTTCTAGTTTTACAGTAATAAGCATCAAAATAACGTTTTTTGAGTGCTGTTACAATATGAGGACCTAGCTTGTCATATCGTTTCTCTAATGGTGTTTGTCTTATCATACTAAAATCACTCCCATATTTA from Clostridioides difficile ATCC 9689 = DSM 1296 includes the following:
- a CDS encoding TlpA family protein disulfide reductase; its protein translation is MKRFFIVVLGCIFVLGMISGCSKKESKPVEKNKNNSEWFSNLDTEDVDGNKVTKEIFSNKELTLINVWTTWCGPCVGEMPELEALSKEYESNNSNVAIKGLVVEVDKTDMRTGLSNEEKNLVKDIMKKSDATYQQLTVSEELKKTDFKRVMEFPTTYFVDKKGNFVGEKVVGANSKEDWKKIIDERLKMVKANE
- a CDS encoding CD1871A family CXXC motif-containing protein, whose protein sequence is MSNFIKDNKKGISIIAISIIFIALGTYRGETNTVLTKAIMICLECIGIG
- a CDS encoding 4Fe-4S binding protein codes for the protein MKLLSKVNNNIRLITQVAFTALTNGYVNGFLEGTIYGGESKKLCVPGLNCYSCPGALGACPIGSLQAVLSSREYKFSFYVVGFLMAFGAFFGRFVCGWLCPFGLVQDLLHKVPFPVKIKKVYGDKYLKYLKYIVLIMFVIILPVAIVNVAGGGNPWFCKWICPSGTLLGGIPLILGNENLRESIGFLFSWKLSILLLILLMSIITYRPFCKYICPLGAIYGFFNPISIYRFKIDKDKCTNCTACQTKCKLDIPIYKDVNSPDCIRCGECIKVCPQNAITTTFSKDKKENNICAKKYRGI
- a CDS encoding lipoprotein, whose protein sequence is MKKFIICIIMFAISVLVLAGCTNDNKIKNEVDSMFNSIKTQDADTVDKYFPKSGLGNLIYEDKEGFKMYSKNMTWEISDIKNNKDKVTVDLKINNTDMVSILKKNPPKLGEMMPNPTMKDIDSAKKKEFNITLELVKSGDNYVCKVNQESAMKLLNVITGGGIDYLADYNKDYYKQLDEEQKNYENKNS
- a CDS encoding lactate utilization protein, with the protein product MIRQTPLEKRYDKLGPHIVTALKKRYFDAYYCKTRNEALQQILDLIPQNHVVSWGGSETLKEMGVQTAVREKGFKVIDRDLAKTPEERTEIMRQALLCDTFLMSSNAISEDGQLFNIDGNGNRVAAMIFGPKNVIVVAGMNKIVKNIDDAIQRTRTIASPAVVQRFQDVNTPCYINGSCIDCTSPESICAYMVTTRISRPAKKIKVILVGENLGL